TATCCGTTTATCAATGAATTATGGTTCTATTCTAGGAGCTTTAAAACTGACATCACCAGCAATTGGATTCCAATTCCAATGCATTTTTCATCTACTTCAAAACCACCGGAGTGTATCCCATCATTTTCCCGCCCTTTAAAGCCGCTTCCCAGGAAGAAAAACGCTCCCGGAACCTTTTCTAGATAATAGGAAAAATCCTCAACACCCATCGTGGGTTCCTTCAGCTCCACAACCTTCTCAATTGCGGTCTCACAAATAACCGCATTCCGTACTGCGTCGACAACAATGTTATCGTTTGTCAAAACCGGATATCCCTTTTTAAATTTCACTTCCGCCCTCGCACCATAAGCCTTTGCTGTAGACTGCGCCATCTCCTTCAGTCTAATTTTCAAAAACTCTCTGCTGAAACTGTCAAGGGCTCGTATCGTTCCCTCCATTATGACAGTATCCGCAATCAAATTGACAGCAGTGCCGCCATGGACACTTCCAAAGGTAATGACAGCAGGATTAAGAGGACTAACATTTCTTGCTACAATACTCTGAGCACCGCATATAATCTGTGCTGCAGCTGCTATTGCATCGATTCCCATTTCCGGGTATGCTCCGTGGCTGTGCTTCCCCTTTACTGTAATATGAAACGTATCTGATGATGCGTGGACCTTCCCGTACTTGATACCGATGGTTCCAGCTGGGAGATCAGGCTTCACATGCAGTCCGAGAATAAAATCCGTTCTGGGACTCAAGCATCCCCTGCGCATCATGCGCCTTGCACCGCCTGTGGTTTCTTCTGCGGGTTGAAATATAAATTTAACATTGCCATTAATTTCATCCTTTATTTCGTTCAAAACCCTTGCAGTTCCAAGAACTACCGCCATATGGACATCATGTCCGCAAGCATGCATAAGTCCTTTCCTTCTGGAGGCAAACGGAAGGAGAACCGTCTCCTGGATCGGAAGCGCATCCATGTCTGCCCGAAGTGCGACTGTTTTTTTCTCTGCACTTTTATGGATGGTCCCGACGACCCCGGTAGAGAGCACTTCCTGATAATCAATATTCAATATACTCAGCTCCCGTTTGATTCTTTCAGAGGTTCTACACTCTTCATTTCCAAGTTCAGGCCATTGATGCAAGTCCTGCCGCACGCTCACTGCCCATTTTTCCGACTCTGTTACCAGTTCATCCAATTTCACGTGACTGACCAAGTTGAAATCCCTCCCCCGCAGTATTAATTGCTTCTCTGTATTAGGGAAGCACTGATTAATTCCGTGCCACACTTCATTAAATCAGAACTTCCTTAATATAATATTAAGCAGAAATGTGATTTATGAGGAGGTACTTGCAGAATGTCCGTTATGCTAAAACCAAAATGTCTAAAGGCCGGGGACCGGATTGCTTTAATCGCTCCATCATCTCCTGTAACGGAGGAGAAACTGAAGCTGTGCGCCAACTCCGTTAAGTTTCTGGGCTTAAAACCAGTCATTTACCCCTCTGCCACC
This genomic window from Clostridiales bacterium contains:
- a CDS encoding amidohydrolase gives rise to the protein MWHGINQCFPNTEKQLILRGRDFNLVSHVKLDELVTESEKWAVSVRQDLHQWPELGNEECRTSERIKRELSILNIDYQEVLSTGVVGTIHKSAEKKTVALRADMDALPIQETVLLPFASRRKGLMHACGHDVHMAVVLGTARVLNEIKDEINGNVKFIFQPAEETTGGARRMMRRGCLSPRTDFILGLHVKPDLPAGTIGIKYGKVHASSDTFHITVKGKHSHGAYPEMGIDAIAAAAQIICGAQSIVARNVSPLNPAVITFGSVHGGTAVNLIADTVIMEGTIRALDSFSREFLKIRLKEMAQSTAKAYGARAEVKFKKGYPVLTNDNIVVDAVRNAVICETAIEKVVELKEPTMGVEDFSYYLEKVPGAFFFLGSGFKGRENDGIHSGGFEVDEKCIGIGIQLLVMSVLKLLE